Genomic DNA from Fibrobacterota bacterium:
TGCGATCGGGAAGGCTCCGGTAGCCCGTCAGGGCGCTGCGGAAAGCGAAGGGCAGTCGTCGCATGGCGTAGGCCATGACCAATAAAAATAGCGGATTGCCGGCCGGATCCAAGCGCGTGCCCGCGAACAGGGAAACGTAACCGAACGCGAGGATGATGCCCGGCAAGGCCAAGGGGGCCATGGCGACGGTTTCCCACGCGCGGGCCCAGGCGCGCCGCTCCGTAAGGACCATGCGGGCCAGCCACCAGCCTAAGACCAGATCCGCCAGCACCGCCAGGCTGGAAAGGAAAAGGCTGGTTTGGATGCTGCCGCGGGTGATGCGATGATTGAACAGGCTCCCGAAGTATTCCAGGGTATAGCCTTTGGGCGCGATGGAGAGGAACCAATCGCGAGCGAAGGCTTGCAGGACCACGGCGATGGAAGGGATGGCGGACAAGAGCAAGACCATGCCGAGGGCCAGCGAGGTCGCCCAAGCGATCGCTTTCGGCGGGGTCCTATCGGGAGCGGGCCGGAAACCCTTTCCGCCACGGGCTTGTCCCCGCGAGAGCATCTGGCTGATCCAATATCCGGCCAGTCCCACCGCCCCCATCAGGGTGGCCAAAGCGAAGCCCATGGGATTGCGATCCAGATCGGTGACCAGGGAAAAAGCCTGGTAGGGGATGACCTGGCGGTATTCCATCAGCAAGGGCGTGCCGAGATCGGTGAAGGCCCAAACGAAAACCAGAGCCATGCCTCCTAACAGACCAGGCCGGATCTCGGGGAAAAGCACCTTGCGGTAGTAGCGCCAGCCCTTGCCGCCGAAGCAAAGCGCAGCCTCCTCGCTGTCGCCGTTCAAGGCCGCGAAGTGGGGAGACAAGGAGAAATAAAGGACGGGGAAGAGGTGCAACCCTTCCAATAGGATGACTCCCAAAAGGCCGCCGCCTAGCCAATCGACGGGCCCGTCCAGCCAGCCGGCCCTTTGCAAGATCAGGTTCAGCGATCCATACCGGCCCAGCACTTGCCGGATGGCGATGGCCCCCGCGAAAGGCGGCAAGAGCAACGGGATCATCACCCCGGCCTTGAGCCAGGACCGCGCCGGGATGCGCCACCGGCCCAATATGGCCGCGAAGGGCAGGGCCAAGGCGGTGGACAGGGCGGTCGCGCCCCAAGCGATCATCAAGCTGTTCCACAGGCAACCCCGCAGGACCGGATTGCGGAACAGCGCCGCGAACAAGGCGAACCCGAATCGCCCCGAGGGGAAGAAGGATTCGGCAAGGATATGGGCCGAGGGGATGATCAGGAATACGCCCAATAGGGCGCCTAAGGCGAGTCGCTGGATCCAGCGGTTCAGTACCATAGCCGGTGCTCGGTGGGGAACTCCAGGTTCAGTTCCGTTCCCGGCGGCCAAGCGGCGGCATCCGCCAGGGGGGCGCGCGCCAGCACCCGGCCCGAAGCGGTGGCGATCCCAAGCAAGGCATGGGTCCCGAGGAACTCGGAGAAGGCCAGGGTTCCTTCCAGATGAGTAACATGTCCGTTACCCTCCCGCGCGCTGCCCATACCCCGCGCGCCCCCGCTCTGGACGCCATCCTTCCCCAAGGTCCTTACGTTCTCCGGCCGCACGCAGAGGGTCCGTCCGGCCCCTTCGTTTCTGAGGGGAGCCGGCACCGAATCCGCCGCGAACACGTTCATGTCCCCCAGGAACAGGGCGGCTTGCAGGCTGCCGGGCTTGGCGTAGACCTCCCGGGGCGCGCCTAATTCGATGATGCGGCCTTCCATCATCACCGCCAGGCGGTCGGAGAGGGCCAAGGCTTCTTCCTGATCATGGGTCACGTACAGCACGGTCGAGCCTTCGCGCCGATGGAAGTCGAGCAGTTCCCGGCGCAAGGTCTTGCGCAAGGCCGCGTCCAGATTCGATAACGGCTCGTCCATCAACAAGGCCTTGGGCCGCACCGCCATGGCACGGGCCAGGGCCACCCTTTGCTGTTGCCCTCCGGAAAGCTGATGCGGATACCGTTCTCCCATCCCTTCCAATTGGTACGCGGCGAGCAAGCCGGAAAGCGCCGAAGCGATTTCCGGTCGGGGACGCTTTTGCACTTCCAGGCCGTAAACGATATTCTCCGCCACGGTGAGGTGCGGCCAAAGCGCGTAGTTCTGGAACACCAGGGCGCAACCCCGCAGATGCGGTGGCGCCTCGGTCACGTCCCGCCCGCCGATGGCCACCTTGCCCGCATCCGGTTTTTCCAAACCGGCGATTACCCGCAACAGCGTGGATTTGCCGCAGCCCGAGGGGCCCAGCAGGCAGAAGAATTCGCCCTCGG
This window encodes:
- a CDS encoding iron ABC transporter permease produces the protein MVLNRWIQRLALGALLGVFLIIPSAHILAESFFPSGRFGFALFAALFRNPVLRGCLWNSLMIAWGATALSTALALPFAAILGRWRIPARSWLKAGVMIPLLLPPFAGAIAIRQVLGRYGSLNLILQRAGWLDGPVDWLGGGLLGVILLEGLHLFPVLYFSLSPHFAALNGDSEEAALCFGGKGWRYYRKVLFPEIRPGLLGGMALVFVWAFTDLGTPLLMEYRQVIPYQAFSLVTDLDRNPMGFALATLMGAVGLAGYWISQMLSRGQARGGKGFRPAPDRTPPKAIAWATSLALGMVLLLSAIPSIAVVLQAFARDWFLSIAPKGYTLEYFGSLFNHRITRGSIQTSLFLSSLAVLADLVLGWWLARMVLTERRAWARAWETVAMAPLALPGIILAFGYVSLFAGTRLDPAGNPLFLLVMAYAMRRLPFAFRSALTGYRSLPDRIDEAAQSLGQGFWGRVRDIHLPLLTPHLLGAGMLVFAFSMLEVSDSLVLAMKEFYYPITKAMYFLATRAGDGLNLAAALAVVGMLILAAAVVAANKLLGKGVGEMFR
- a CDS encoding ABC transporter ATP-binding protein, coding for MIEAKGIRKTFPGARGSVAHPDSGRDPRNGKGAVAALQGTDLSISEGEFFCLLGPSGCGKSTLLRVIAGLEKPDAGKVAIGGRDVTEAPPHLRGCALVFQNYALWPHLTVAENIVYGLEVQKRPRPEIASALSGLLAAYQLEGMGERYPHQLSGGQQQRVALARAMAVRPKALLMDEPLSNLDAALRKTLRRELLDFHRREGSTVLYVTHDQEEALALSDRLAVMMEGRIIELGAPREVYAKPGSLQAALFLGDMNVFAADSVPAPLRNEGAGRTLCVRPENVRTLGKDGVQSGGARGMGSAREGNGHVTHLEGTLAFSEFLGTHALLGIATASGRVLARAPLADAAAWPPGTELNLEFPTEHRLWY